One genomic region from Labeo rohita strain BAU-BD-2019 chromosome 7, IGBB_LRoh.1.0, whole genome shotgun sequence encodes:
- the muc15 gene encoding mucin-15, producing MKLPLGITIALLLILQTFQQVSTQIPDGWKRNGTVDDNGQQTSVEKTTAQPVGGSEGDSESSSENDVQSFGSIYFSDEGEQNFTKPLNQTHEQSDTEEASSDGSVPTTPPPMIAPNSSSELSDTSAESNETFTQNTNTSTPEPEHSNESALNDTYTSPQPETTTTESSHDGSGSGDLPSDDVPTNSTTTSPTTTTKDESVQNETTVSPTEPPVQDTTTAIIPPVVPEDQTTLAPNSEDTDANLTGPIDNRDNSQRGLSSDVSDAKESKKGQAWTIVLVIGIVVGILALGAFIILNRRNRRDFSHRKLVEEMSPDPVLRLDNSEPLDLKFDGFGYYNPGLQRDNIQMTNFPQGSSK from the exons atgaaactgcCACTAGGCATCACAATTGCACTGCTCTTGATACTTCAGACATTTCAACAAGTGTCCACCCAGATACCTGACGGATGGAAAAGAAATGGGACTGTAGACGACAATGGACAACAAACATCAGTTGAGAAAACAACTGCTCAACCAGTGGGAGGAAGTGAAGGAGACTCTGAGAGCAGTTCAGAAAATGATGTTCAGTCATTTGGCTCAATTTATTTTAGTGATGAAGGAGAGCAGAATTTCACAAAACCCCTGAATCAGACCCATGAGCAGTCTGACACAGAGGAAGCTAGTTCTGATGGCTCTGTTCCTACAACACCACCTCCTATGATTGCACCGAATTCAAGTTCAGAGCTCTCAGATACATCAGCAGAATCCAATGaaacattcacacagaacacaaacaCCTCCACACCAGAGCCAGAACATTCAAATGAATCTGCTCTTAATGACACATATACCAGTCCACAACCTGAGACTACCACAACAGAGAGCAGCCATGATGGATCGGGATCTGGAGATTTGCCCTCAGACGATGTACCCACCAACAGCACTACTACAAGTCCGACCACCACAACAAAAGATGAAAGCGTCCAGAACGAAACTACAGTGAGTCCAACTGAACCACCAGTACAGGACACTACAACAGCAATAATTCCACCTGTCGTCCCTGAGGACCAAACAACTCTTGCTCCAAACAGTGAGGATACAGATGCAAACCTGACTGGACCTATTGACAACAGAGATAATTCTCAAAGAG GTTTGTCTTCAGATGTTTCAGATGCTAAAGAAAGCAAGAAAGGGCAGGCGTGGACTATCGTCCTAGTCATTGGGATTGTGGTGGGGATCCTGGCCTTGGGAGCATTTATTATCCTGAATCGAaggaacagaagagacttctcaCACAGAAAACTGGTGGAAGAGATGTCACCTGATCCAG TTCTCCGACTGGATAACAGTGAGCCACTAGACCTTAAGTTTGATGGATTTGGTTACTACAATCCAGGACTACAAAGGGACAACATCCAGATGACCAACTTCCCACAGGGAAGTTCAAAATGA